In Solanum lycopersicum chromosome 5, SLM_r2.1, the following are encoded in one genomic region:
- the LOC543802 gene encoding carbonic anh isoform 2 (isoform 2 is encoded by transcript variant 2), with protein MAGKLRKCMLMCCSRKSFNQVTKMAEDSYEDAIAGLKKLLSEKNELEDTAAAKIRQLTAELEGADGKKSDPDEKIRSGFAHFKAEKYEKNPELFGQLAKGQSPKFLVFACSDSRVCPSHILNFQPGEAFVVRNIANMVPPYDQTKYSGVGAAVEYAVVHLKVENILVIGHSCCGGIKGLMSIPDDGSTKSDFIEEWVKICSTAKAKVKAEFCDLDHSEQCTKLEKEAVNVSLGNLLTYPFVREAVVKKNIALKGGHYDFENGSFELWNIDFKLTPSVAL; from the exons ATGGCTGGAAAATTAAGGAAATGCATGCTAATGTGTTGTTCAAGAAAGTCTTTCAATCAG GTTACGAAAATGGCGGAAGATTCATACGAAGACGCCATTGCAGGACTGAAAAAGCTTCTCAG TGAAAAGAATGAGCTGGAAGATACAGCTGCGGCGAAGATAAGGCAGTTGACGGCGGAGCTGGAAGGCGCCGACGGGAAAAAGTCCGACCCGGACGAGAAGATCCGATCCGGATTCGCTCATTTCAAGGCGGAGAAATATGA gaAAAATCCGGAGTTGTTTGGACAACTTGCCAAAGGTCAAAGCCCTAAG TTCTTGGTTTTTGCTTGCTCTGATTCTCGAGTTTGCCCATCACACATCCTCAATTTCCAACCAGGAGAAGCTTTTGTTGTCCGTAACATCGCCAATATGGTCCCACCTTACGATCAG ACAAAATATTCTGGAGTGGGTGCAGCAGTCGAATATGCAGTTGTCCACTTGAAG GTGGAGAATATTTTGGTGATTGGGCACAGCTGTTGTGGAGGTATTAAAGGACTTATGTCTATTCCTGATGATGGGTCCACTAAAAG TGATTTCATTGAGGAATGGGTGAAAATCTGCTCAACAGCCAAGGCAAAGGTAAAGGCAGAATTCTGTGATTTGGATCACAGTGAACAATGCACCAAATTGGAGAAg GAAGCTGTGAATGTATCACTAGGGAACTTATTGACATATCCATTTGTGAGAGAAGCTGTGGTGAAGAAAAACATTGCACTAAAAGGTGGACACTATGATTTTGAGAATGGATCCTTTGAGCTTTGGAATATTGACTTCAAACTTACTCCTTCTGTTGCACTCTAA
- the LOC101248483 gene encoding protein phosphatase inhibitor 2-like, translating to MGVIWDEEKLEEIEANKPVRMKITEPKTPYHRPKIDDNDNFEEYNNRSDEVDDDMASCSSKSRSDDPRKNNDNDVVVMDHADEDSDESERKRNFIEHRRGHYDEYKRIKELQRNGSLLEEFDDDDNDDDNNNVIDDGVKGIKIEEEKENTST from the coding sequence ATGGGCGTTATATGGGATGAAGAAAAATTGGAGGAAATTGAAGCGAATAAACCGGTGAGAATGAAGATCACCGAGCCAAAGACACCATATCATCGCCCTAaaattgatgataatgataattttgAGGAATATAACAATCGTAGCGATGAAGTGGATGATGACATGGCATCGTGTTCAAGTAAAAGTAGATCTGATGATCCTCGTAAGAATAATGATAATGACGTTGTTGTTATGGATCATGCTGATGAAGATTCCGACGAATCGGAGAGGAAAAGGAATTTCATAGAGCATAGAAGAGGTCATTATGATGAATACAAGAGAATCAAAGAGCTACAAAGGAATGGATCTCTTCTCGAAGAATTTgacgatgatgataatgatgatgataataataatgttattgaTGATGGTGTTAAGGGCATAaaaattgaggaagaaaaggaaaacacTTCAACATAG
- the LOC101251472 gene encoding uncharacterized protein At4g28440, with product MGEPKKQQPVFTKVDQLRPTATGLNLTVKVVNTKMVVPRGNQGRQMRLAECLVGDETGMIIFTARNDQVDMMKEGATVILRNAKIDMFKGSMRLAVDRWGRIEVTEPASFSVKEDSNLSLIEFEQVTVVEQ from the exons atgggtgAACCAAAGAAGCAACAACCAGTTTTCACTAAGGTTGATCAGCTTAGGCCAACGGCTACTGGGCTAAATCTTACTGTGAAGGTGGTTAATACAAAGATGGTAGTGCCAAGGGGAAATCAAGGCCGTCAGATGCGATTGGCTGAATGCTTGGTTGGTGATGAGACAGGGATGATCATTTTCACTGCTAGAAATGATCAAG TCGACATGATGAAAGAAGGTGCTACTGTAATTCTGCGCAATGCAAAAATAGATATGTTCAAGGGATCAATGAGGCTTGCAGTGGACAGGTGGGGACGTATTGAAGTTACCGAACCTGCTAGTTTCTCTGTCAAGGAAGACAGTAATCTGTCTCTTATCGAGTTTGAACAAGTGACTGTTGTTGAACAGTAA
- the LOC101248197 gene encoding probable nucleoredoxin 1 — MAMANDLTVVLSSKERDFLISTNGEQVTLSSITGKIVGLYFSGLWCGPCRQFTPKLVEAYESLYPKGDFEIVFISSDKDDESFNEYFEKMLWLAVPFSDVEARKNLKQLFKVRTIPHLVILDGTGKVLSSDGVKYIKHFGPEAYPFTSERINYLRLEEEKAKENQSLRSLLVYGSRDFLISNEENKISVSELEGKTVCLYFGTSTHRGGKNFTLKLAEVYEKHKGNNFEIVLISLDEKYEDFKESFEAMPWLALPFKDKNCERLVQYFEHKLLPQLVVLSPDGKTLQQNAVKFVEEYGDEAFPFTQEKLATLANLKKKKLEAQTLESILVTADRDFVISNGGLKVPVHKLVGNNIVLYFAASWSLPSREFQPKLETAYQEIKKKDENFEVIFISSDQDESSFTNFFSSMPWLALPFDDERRSFLSRRFNIVGIPVAIAISPSGFTVNTQVRQLLETHGSGAYPFTEEHIKNLQQQLDKNTTGWPKKDRNESHNEHELALIHQQVYLCSGCKEMGYGWAFFCKRCDYGLHPKCAPKQEEMN, encoded by the exons ATGGCTATGGCGAATGATCTCACAGTTGTACTGTCTTCAAAGGAGAGAGACTTTCTAATAAGTACAAACGGCGAACAG GTTACATTGAGCAGCATAACAGGAAAGATTGTGGGCTTGTATTTCTCTGGTTTATGGTGTGGTCCATGTCGCCAGTTTACACCAAAGTTGGTGGAAGCTTATGAGAGTCTGTATCCTAAAGGTGATTTTGAAATAGTGTTCATTTCATCTGATAAAGATGACGAATCGTTTAATGAATACTTTGAGAAAATGCTATGGCTTGCTGTTCCATTTTCTGATGTTGAGGCTAGAAAGAACTTAAAGCAGTTGTTCAAAGTAAGGACAATTCCACATCTTGTGATTCTTGACGGGACAGGCAAAGTTTTGAGCAGCGATGGCGTTAAATATATCAAGCACTTTGGTCCTGAAGCCTATCCATTTACATCAGAAAGAATTAATTACTTGAGGCTGGAAGAAGAGAAGGCTAAAGAAAATCAGTCTTTGAGATCTCTTCTGGTCTATGGATCACGCGATTTCTTAATCTCGAATGAAGAGAACAAG ATTTCCGTGTCTGAGCTtgaagggaaaacagtttgccTATATTTCGGAACTAGTACTCATAGAGGGGGCAAGAATTTCACCTTGAAGCTAGCAGAGGTATACGAAAAGCATAAAGGAAACAACTTTGAAATTGTGCTGATTTCTCTGGATGAAAAATATGAGGATTTTAAAGAAAGCTTTGAAGCAATGCCATGGTTGGCTTTACCTTTCAAAGACAAGAACTGTGAGAGACTTGTTCAGTACTTTGAGCATAAACTCCTACCACAGCTTGTCGTATTAAGTCCAGATGGGAAGACTCTGCAGCAAAATGCAGTTAAATTTGTCGAAGAATATGGTGACGAAGCATTTCCTTTCACACAAGAAAAGCTTGCTACTTTGgctaatttaaaaaagaaaaaactagaaGCACAAACATTAGAGTCCATTCTTGTTACTGCAGATCGAGATTTTGTCATTTCAAATGGCGGTTTAAAG GTTCCTGTACACAAACTAGTAGGGAACAACATTGTACTGTATTTTGCAGCAAGTTGGAGTCTCCCAAGTCGAGAATTTCAACCCAAACTCGAAACTGCATACCAAGAAATCAAGaagaaagatgaaaattttgaagtgaTTTTCATCTCTAGTGATCAAGATGAGTCTTCCTTTACTAACTTCTTTTCAAGTATGCCCTGGTTGGCACTTCCTTTCGACGATGAAAGGAGATCATTTCTGTCGCGCAGATTCAACATTGTAGGCATTCCAGTGGCCATAGCAATTAGTCCTAGTGGCTTCACTGTGAATACACAAGTAAGGCAGCTATTAGAGACGCACGGCTCAGGAGCCTATCCCTTCACAGAAGAACATATAAAGAATTTGCAGCAACAACTCGACAAAAATACAACAGGTTGGCCCAAGAAAGACAGAAATGAAAGTCACAATGAGCATGAACTTGCATTGATACATCAGCAAGTGTATCTCTGCAGTGGGTGCAAGGAGATGGGGTACGGGTGGGCTTTCTTCTGCAAACGTTGTGATTATGGGCTCCATCCAAAATGTGCTCCAAAACAGGAAGAAATGAACTGA
- the LOC543802 gene encoding carbonic anh isoform 1 (isoform 1 is encoded by transcript variant 1), which yields MTLFSTSREVTKMAEDSYEDAIAGLKKLLSEKNELEDTAAAKIRQLTAELEGADGKKSDPDEKIRSGFAHFKAEKYEKNPELFGQLAKGQSPKFLVFACSDSRVCPSHILNFQPGEAFVVRNIANMVPPYDQTKYSGVGAAVEYAVVHLKVENILVIGHSCCGGIKGLMSIPDDGSTKSDFIEEWVKICSTAKAKVKAEFCDLDHSEQCTKLEKEAVNVSLGNLLTYPFVREAVVKKNIALKGGHYDFENGSFELWNIDFKLTPSVAL from the exons ATGACTTTATTTTCTACCAGTCGAGAG GTTACGAAAATGGCGGAAGATTCATACGAAGACGCCATTGCAGGACTGAAAAAGCTTCTCAG TGAAAAGAATGAGCTGGAAGATACAGCTGCGGCGAAGATAAGGCAGTTGACGGCGGAGCTGGAAGGCGCCGACGGGAAAAAGTCCGACCCGGACGAGAAGATCCGATCCGGATTCGCTCATTTCAAGGCGGAGAAATATGA gaAAAATCCGGAGTTGTTTGGACAACTTGCCAAAGGTCAAAGCCCTAAG TTCTTGGTTTTTGCTTGCTCTGATTCTCGAGTTTGCCCATCACACATCCTCAATTTCCAACCAGGAGAAGCTTTTGTTGTCCGTAACATCGCCAATATGGTCCCACCTTACGATCAG ACAAAATATTCTGGAGTGGGTGCAGCAGTCGAATATGCAGTTGTCCACTTGAAG GTGGAGAATATTTTGGTGATTGGGCACAGCTGTTGTGGAGGTATTAAAGGACTTATGTCTATTCCTGATGATGGGTCCACTAAAAG TGATTTCATTGAGGAATGGGTGAAAATCTGCTCAACAGCCAAGGCAAAGGTAAAGGCAGAATTCTGTGATTTGGATCACAGTGAACAATGCACCAAATTGGAGAAg GAAGCTGTGAATGTATCACTAGGGAACTTATTGACATATCCATTTGTGAGAGAAGCTGTGGTGAAGAAAAACATTGCACTAAAAGGTGGACACTATGATTTTGAGAATGGATCCTTTGAGCTTTGGAATATTGACTTCAAACTTACTCCTTCTGTTGCACTCTAA
- the EO gene encoding 2-methylene-furan-3-one reductase, producing MEALLSSTTLQLKPLHPPSSFSSLHSPFSSISVLRVKGSKKAETFIQRSNFSTVLPLRVSASSQAAAAETSTSISIPSEMKAWSYTDYGSVDVLKLESNVAVPDIKEDQVLIKIVAAALNPVDFKRRLGKFKATDSPLPTVPGYDVAGVVVKVGSQVKGLKEGDEVYGDIHEKALDGPKQFGSLAEYTAVEEKLVALKPKNLSFAEAAALPLAIETAYEGLEKAGFSSGKSILVLGGAGGVGSLVIQLAKHVFGASKVAATSSTGKLELLKSLGADLAIDYTKENFEDLPDKFDVVYDSVGQGEKAVKVVKEGGSVVVLTGAVTPPGFRFVVTSNGEMLKKLNPYLESGKVKPVIDPKGPFSFDKVVDAFSYLETGRATGKVVIHPIP from the exons atGGAAGCTCTGTTATCTTCCACTACTCTTCAACTCAAACCCCTTCATCCAccctcttctttctcttctctTCACTCTccattttcttctatttctgTTCTTAGAGTAAAGGGTAGCAAAAAAGCTGAAACTTTTATTCAAAGAAGCAATTTTTCCACTGTTTTGCCACTTAGAGTCTCTGCTAGTTCTCAAGCAGCAGCTGCTGAAACATCCACAAGCATTTCTATTCCTTCTGAAATGAAAGCTTGGAGTTATACTGATTATGGAAGTGTTGATGTTTTGAAGTTGGAGTCCAATGTTGCAGTTCCTGACATTAAGGAAGATCAAGTCTTGATTAAGATTGTTGCTGCTGCTCTTAACCCTGTTGATTTTAAACGACGGCTCGGAAAATTTAAGGCCACTGATTCTCCACTTCCA ACTGTGCCAGGTTATGATGTTGCTGGTGTGGTAGTGAAAGTTGGTAGTCAGGTAAAGGGATTAAAAGAAGGGGATGAAGTATATGGAGATATACATGAGAAAGCATTAGATGGACCAAAGCAATTTGGATCCTTAGCTGAGTACACTGCTGTTGAAGAGAAACTAGTTGCTTTGAAACCCAAGAATCTTAGTTTTGCGGAGGCTGCTGCTCTTCCTCTAGCTATTGAGACTGCTTATGAAGGTCTTGAGAAAGCTGGATTTTCTTCTGGCAAATCCATTCTTGTTTTGGGAGGTGCTGGCGGTGTTGGATCCCTAGTAATCCAG CTTGCTAAACATGTATTTGGTGCTTCTAAAGTAGCAGCTACCTCTAGCACAGGGAAGTTGGAACTCCTGAAAAGCTTAGGAGCTGATTTAGCTATTGACTACACTAAGGAGAATTTTGAAGATCTGCCTGACAAGTTTGATGTTGTTTATGATTCAGTTG GTCAGGGTGAAAAGGCGGTGAAGGTAGTGAAGGAAGGTGGGAGTGTGGTAGTGCTAACAGGGGCAGTAACTCCACCAGGTTTTAGATTTGTGGTGACATCAAATGGAGAGATGTTGAAGAAACTGAACCCATACTTGGAAAGTGGGAAGGTGAAACCAGTGATAGATCCAAAGGGACCATTCTCATTTGATAAGGTTGTGGATGCTTTCTCTTATCTTGAAACTGGAAGAGCCACTGGGAAAGTTGTTATTCATCCCATTCCTTGA